The following are from one region of the Salmo salar chromosome ssa27, Ssal_v3.1, whole genome shotgun sequence genome:
- the fam221a gene encoding protein FAM221A isoform X1: MERICLDKTASKAVDDYLEYRRIVGEDDGGRLFSPEEYEEYKRTVFPQRLHNRLYVSFGVPGGIDCKLIGPETPCFCTHRYKQHQTDFEEVPSERPIALPCRVQGCRCLAFQYVHLNGSQPVRCRCKHSVYDHSETSEHLCGKCSSCSGFWSPYSCGCGQPSSAHRTLVETKAEREARGRPVGRDVPYAAMGGLTGFSSLADGYLRLDDSGAGAPHLCVLSSQQPRAFQEHVFEKASGPAAASGPAAASGPKEESSVTSVTRSLSDLSTRDEEDMAYFERRYQERVRRTVL, translated from the exons ATGGAGAGAATATGTCTTGACAAGACTGCATCTAAGGCAGTGGACGACTATCTGGAGTACAGGAG GATCGTGGGTGAAGACGATGGCGGCAGACTATTCTCCCCAGAGGAATATGAAGAGTACAAGAGAACAGTGTTTCCCCAGAGACTACACAACAGGCTGTATGTGAGCTTTGGAGTGCCAGGGGGAATAGACTGTAAACTCATCGGCCCAGAGACACCTTGCTTCTGCACACACAG GTACAAACAGCATCAGACAGACTTTGAGGAGGTTCCTTCGGAGCGCCCGATAGCACTACCATGCCGGGTGCAAGGGTGTCGGTGTTTGGCCTTTCAGTACGTGCACCTGAACGGGTCACAGCCTGTACGCTGCAGGTGCAAACACTCTGTCTACGACCACAGTGAGACCTCAGAACACCTCTGTGGGAAAT gcTCATCCTGCTCTGGGTTCTGGAGCCCCTACAGCTGTGGGTGTGGCCAGCCCAGCTCCGCCCACCGGACGCTGGTGGAGACGAAAGCAGAACGGGAGGCCCGGGGTCGTCCGGTGGGCAGAGACGTTCCATACGCAGCCATGGGGGGTCTGACAGGGTTCAGCTCCCTGGCTGACGGGTACCTGAGACTGGACGATAGCGGGGCAG GTGCCCCTCACCTGTGTGTTCTGTCGTCTCAACAACCAAGAGCTTTCCAGGAGCATGTGTTTGAGAAAGCCTCAGGACCAGCAGCAGCCTCAGGACCAGCAGCAGCCTCAGGACCTAAAG AGGAGAGTTCAGTGACGTCTGTGACCAGGTCTCTGTCTGACCTCAGCACCAGAGATGAAGAAGACATGGCGTACTTTGAGAGACGCTAccaggagagggtgaggaggacaGTTCTCTAA
- the fam221a gene encoding protein FAM221A isoform X2, whose product MERICLDKTASKAVDDYLEYRRIVGEDDGGRLFSPEEYEEYKRTVFPQRLHNRLYVSFGVPGGIDCKLIGPETPCFCTHRYKQHQTDFEEVPSERPIALPCRVQGCRCLAFQYVHLNGSQPVRCRCKHSVYDHSETSEHLCGKCSSCSGFWSPYSCGCGQPSSAHRTLVETKAEREARGRPVGRDVPYAAMGGLTGFSSLADGYLRLDDSGAGAPHLCVLSSQQPRAFQEHVFEKASGPAAASGPAAASGPKAPEMKKTWRTLRDATRRG is encoded by the exons ATGGAGAGAATATGTCTTGACAAGACTGCATCTAAGGCAGTGGACGACTATCTGGAGTACAGGAG GATCGTGGGTGAAGACGATGGCGGCAGACTATTCTCCCCAGAGGAATATGAAGAGTACAAGAGAACAGTGTTTCCCCAGAGACTACACAACAGGCTGTATGTGAGCTTTGGAGTGCCAGGGGGAATAGACTGTAAACTCATCGGCCCAGAGACACCTTGCTTCTGCACACACAG GTACAAACAGCATCAGACAGACTTTGAGGAGGTTCCTTCGGAGCGCCCGATAGCACTACCATGCCGGGTGCAAGGGTGTCGGTGTTTGGCCTTTCAGTACGTGCACCTGAACGGGTCACAGCCTGTACGCTGCAGGTGCAAACACTCTGTCTACGACCACAGTGAGACCTCAGAACACCTCTGTGGGAAAT gcTCATCCTGCTCTGGGTTCTGGAGCCCCTACAGCTGTGGGTGTGGCCAGCCCAGCTCCGCCCACCGGACGCTGGTGGAGACGAAAGCAGAACGGGAGGCCCGGGGTCGTCCGGTGGGCAGAGACGTTCCATACGCAGCCATGGGGGGTCTGACAGGGTTCAGCTCCCTGGCTGACGGGTACCTGAGACTGGACGATAGCGGGGCAG GTGCCCCTCACCTGTGTGTTCTGTCGTCTCAACAACCAAGAGCTTTCCAGGAGCATGTGTTTGAGAAAGCCTCAGGACCAGCAGCAGCCTCAGGACCAGCAGCAGCCTCAGGACCTAAAG CACCAGAGATGAAGAAGACATGGCGTACTTTGAGAGACGCTAccaggagagg
- the fam221a gene encoding protein FAM221A isoform X3 encodes MERICLDKTASKAVDDYLEYRRIVGEDDGGRLFSPEEYEEYKRTVFPQRLHNRLYVSFGVPGGIDCKLIGPETPCFCTHRYKQHQTDFEEVPSERPIALPCRVQGCRCLAFQYVHLNGSQPVRCRCKHSVYDHSETSEHLCGKCSSCSGFWSPYSCGCGQPSSAHRTLVETKAEREARGRPVGRDVPYAAMGGLTGFSSLADGYLRLDDSGAGAPHLCVLSSQQPRAFQEHVFEKASGPAAASGPAAASGPKDEG; translated from the exons ATGGAGAGAATATGTCTTGACAAGACTGCATCTAAGGCAGTGGACGACTATCTGGAGTACAGGAG GATCGTGGGTGAAGACGATGGCGGCAGACTATTCTCCCCAGAGGAATATGAAGAGTACAAGAGAACAGTGTTTCCCCAGAGACTACACAACAGGCTGTATGTGAGCTTTGGAGTGCCAGGGGGAATAGACTGTAAACTCATCGGCCCAGAGACACCTTGCTTCTGCACACACAG GTACAAACAGCATCAGACAGACTTTGAGGAGGTTCCTTCGGAGCGCCCGATAGCACTACCATGCCGGGTGCAAGGGTGTCGGTGTTTGGCCTTTCAGTACGTGCACCTGAACGGGTCACAGCCTGTACGCTGCAGGTGCAAACACTCTGTCTACGACCACAGTGAGACCTCAGAACACCTCTGTGGGAAAT gcTCATCCTGCTCTGGGTTCTGGAGCCCCTACAGCTGTGGGTGTGGCCAGCCCAGCTCCGCCCACCGGACGCTGGTGGAGACGAAAGCAGAACGGGAGGCCCGGGGTCGTCCGGTGGGCAGAGACGTTCCATACGCAGCCATGGGGGGTCTGACAGGGTTCAGCTCCCTGGCTGACGGGTACCTGAGACTGGACGATAGCGGGGCAG GTGCCCCTCACCTGTGTGTTCTGTCGTCTCAACAACCAAGAGCTTTCCAGGAGCATGTGTTTGAGAAAGCCTCAGGACCAGCAGCAGCCTCAGGACCAGCAGCAGCCTCAGGACCTAAAG